In Psychrobacter ciconiae, the following are encoded in one genomic region:
- a CDS encoding RrF2 family transcriptional regulator, whose translation MRKDSRLSRALHVLVHLNNANKPVTSEGIAKMLSTNPVVVRRLLAALRNHGYVQSTKGHNGGWELTKPLDHLTLLDIHKALGESSIFTVGLTDEHSNCAIEISVNNALKDVMNEAEALILTRFGSISLGELGKVN comes from the coding sequence ATGAGAAAAGACAGCCGACTTTCCAGAGCACTTCACGTTCTGGTGCATCTCAATAACGCTAACAAGCCGGTCACCTCAGAAGGCATTGCAAAAATGCTATCTACCAACCCTGTTGTGGTTCGGCGGCTGCTTGCTGCACTGCGCAATCATGGCTATGTACAATCAACCAAAGGTCACAATGGCGGCTGGGAGCTGACAAAACCGCTTGACCACCTGACCTTATTGGATATCCATAAGGCGTTGGGTGAATCATCGATTTTTACTGTGGGGTTGACTGATGAACACTCAAACTGCGCTATCGAAATCTCAGTTAACAATGCGCTAAAAGACGTTATGAATGAAGCTGAAGCCTTGATATTAACGCGCTTTGGATCCATCTCTTTGGGGGAGTTAGGAAAAGTTAATTAA
- a CDS encoding YoaK family protein yields the protein MITRLPRWIFWGGAVLAFSAGCVNTAALMGFTRLSVSHVTGNVSFFSAAIAHLDFKSLLFIGASLLSFLTGAILSGFVVGQTSLKLGKSYGRALYIEAFLLLISYFLYQEHDYLGQLAAAMACGLQNAMVATYSGAVIRTTHLTGLTSDMGAAIGNWLAGRKISKPTLGFQAIIWYCFCGGGIVGAFLFAKVGYNALFVPIAIVLSAAFFYNYASDKLPEKRQPRKNRQKKRFSS from the coding sequence ATGATTACCAGACTGCCAAGATGGATATTTTGGGGCGGGGCGGTGCTTGCCTTTAGCGCAGGCTGTGTCAATACCGCCGCGCTGATGGGGTTTACTCGGCTTTCGGTGTCGCACGTGACCGGAAACGTCAGCTTTTTTTCAGCAGCAATCGCCCATTTAGATTTCAAAAGCCTGTTATTTATCGGCGCATCGTTACTGTCATTTTTAACCGGTGCGATTTTAAGTGGCTTTGTGGTCGGTCAGACCTCATTGAAGCTGGGCAAAAGCTACGGTCGCGCGCTGTATATCGAAGCATTTTTGCTGCTTATCAGCTACTTTTTATACCAAGAGCATGATTATTTAGGTCAGCTTGCTGCTGCTATGGCTTGTGGTCTGCAAAATGCGATGGTTGCCACCTATAGCGGCGCCGTCATTCGCACCACGCATTTGACGGGGCTGACCTCGGACATGGGCGCCGCGATTGGCAATTGGCTTGCCGGTCGCAAAATCAGCAAACCCACCCTTGGCTTTCAAGCCATTATTTGGTACTGCTTTTGCGGCGGCGGCATAGTTGGCGCATTTTTATTTGCCAAAGTTGGCTACAATGCGCTTTTTGTTCCGATTGCCATCGTACTATCTGCTGCCTTTTTTTATAACTATGCCTCGGACAAGTTGCCTGAAAAGCGCCAACCTAGAAAAAACAGACAAAAAAAGCGCTTTTCGTCATAA